From the Ruminiclostridium josui JCM 17888 genome, one window contains:
- the hflX gene encoding GTPase HflX — MKVNGNIQSIKDSVLQELDNLYDKKYGSRDLVPEELAVTIARISAEINREISVLINRRGVVADISIGDSGTVTLPQVDGRRGTARLSAIRCIHTHPSGGGILSQVDVSTLQKLRLDTMIAIGIVDGQPSEIYTGCLNHEEGVDIYGPFNIGDTRLNYIYRIIEELDASAKNEIHENEEKSETAILVGLETSHSRLENIDLKDAQESLEELEELAKTAGAVVIDKVLQKRQTEDSAYYIGKGKIEELSLICQARDVQLLIFDDELSGAQIRNIEEITKVRVVDRTALILDIFAQRAVSKEGKLQVELAQLKYKLPRLMGMGTQLSRLGGGIGTRGPGEKKLEVDRRHIRRRITGLEQELKQLEKRRQFLRSNRSNNNTPVIAIVGYTNAGKSTLMNRMCGSSVLAEDKLFATLDPSARQLTLSDGREAVLIDTVGFIRKLPHDLIEAFKSTLEEAVHADMLLHVVDASNENVSMQISVVEKLLEELGASTKNTILVLNKQDLVKDGRRISTVGYSAVCEISAATGYGIEQLLEKITEGFMHQLKEVNLLVPYNDGWVMPYIYQNGQIINQEYEEGGIKVKALVKIEKVGRLADFIVV, encoded by the coding sequence ATTAAAGTTAATGGTAATATACAATCAATAAAGGACAGTGTGCTTCAGGAATTAGATAACTTATATGATAAAAAGTACGGTTCAAGGGACTTAGTGCCGGAGGAACTTGCCGTGACTATTGCCAGAATATCAGCGGAAATAAACCGGGAAATTTCCGTGCTTATTAACAGAAGGGGAGTTGTAGCAGACATAAGTATTGGTGACAGCGGAACCGTTACTTTGCCACAGGTAGACGGCAGACGAGGAACAGCGAGACTGTCTGCTATAAGATGTATTCATACCCACCCAAGTGGAGGGGGAATTTTGTCTCAGGTAGACGTAAGCACACTACAGAAGTTGAGACTGGATACCATGATAGCCATAGGCATTGTGGACGGACAGCCATCGGAGATTTATACGGGCTGTCTTAACCATGAGGAAGGTGTCGACATATATGGGCCATTTAACATAGGTGATACACGCCTTAACTATATATACAGAATTATTGAAGAGTTGGATGCATCTGCAAAGAATGAGATTCATGAAAATGAAGAAAAGTCAGAGACTGCAATACTTGTAGGCCTGGAAACTTCTCATAGCAGGCTAGAAAATATAGATTTAAAGGATGCCCAGGAATCTCTGGAAGAACTTGAGGAATTGGCAAAAACAGCAGGAGCAGTAGTTATAGACAAGGTATTGCAAAAAAGGCAGACTGAAGACTCAGCTTATTACATCGGAAAGGGAAAGATAGAAGAGCTTTCTTTGATATGTCAGGCAAGGGATGTTCAACTACTGATATTTGATGATGAACTTTCAGGGGCACAAATAAGGAATATTGAGGAAATAACTAAAGTCAGAGTTGTTGACAGAACAGCTTTGATACTTGATATATTCGCGCAAAGGGCTGTTTCAAAGGAAGGTAAGTTGCAAGTAGAGTTGGCACAGCTTAAATACAAACTTCCAAGACTTATGGGTATGGGAACTCAGCTTTCAAGGCTTGGAGGAGGTATAGGAACCCGAGGCCCCGGTGAAAAAAAGCTTGAGGTAGACAGAAGGCATATACGCCGGAGAATAACAGGCCTGGAGCAGGAATTGAAGCAGTTGGAAAAGAGAAGACAGTTTTTGCGCAGCAACAGAAGCAACAATAATACTCCTGTAATAGCAATTGTGGGGTATACTAACGCTGGTAAATCAACATTGATGAACAGGATGTGCGGTTCTTCGGTACTTGCTGAAGACAAGCTTTTTGCAACCCTTGACCCATCTGCCAGACAGCTTACATTGAGCGACGGAAGGGAAGCAGTACTTATTGATACGGTTGGTTTTATTAGGAAACTGCCTCATGATTTAATTGAAGCTTTTAAATCAACATTAGAAGAGGCGGTTCATGCGGATATGCTTTTGCATGTAGTAGATGCTTCAAACGAAAACGTTTCAATGCAAATATCTGTTGTAGAAAAACTCCTTGAAGAACTAGGAGCTTCAACCAAAAACACCATACTGGTACTTAACAAACAGGATTTAGTAAAGGATGGCAGGAGAATCAGTACTGTAGGCTATTCAGCAGTCTGCGAAATATCGGCTGCTACTGGATATGGCATAGAACAGCTTTTGGAAAAGATAACTGAAGGTTTTATGCATCAACTTAAAGAGGTAAACCTTCTAGTGCCGTATAATGACGGATGGGTTATGCCGTATATTTACCAAAATGGACAGATAATTAATCAGGAATATGAGGAAGGCGGGATAAAGGTAAAGGCCTTGGTCAAAATAGAAAAAGTGGGCAGGCTCGCGGATTTTATAGTTGTATAA
- a CDS encoding NUDIX hydrolase, giving the protein MLVRNCAGGVVFSGEKVFLLKNEKDEWVLPKGVIRNGDYPDEVALRRVKEEAGIDAEIVLAAGNTNYEFFSVTRQRPVCNKITWYVMKSLNDNYEVNKEENFSEGGYFSIDEALEKITYSQDRALINLSFAKYKELAEK; this is encoded by the coding sequence ATGCTGGTTAGAAACTGTGCAGGTGGAGTGGTCTTTTCTGGGGAGAAAGTGTTTCTTTTAAAAAACGAGAAAGATGAGTGGGTACTTCCAAAGGGGGTTATCAGAAATGGCGATTATCCCGATGAAGTAGCCTTAAGGAGAGTAAAGGAAGAAGCAGGAATTGATGCTGAGATTGTTTTGGCAGCAGGCAATACAAACTATGAATTTTTCTCTGTAACACGTCAACGTCCGGTTTGCAACAAGATTACCTGGTATGTAATGAAATCCCTTAATGATAATTATGAAGTTAATAAAGAAGAGAATTTTAGTGAAGGCGGATACTTTTCCATTGATGAGGCTTTGGAGAAGATTACTTACAGCCAGGACAGAGCACTTATAAATTTGTCTTTTGCGAAATATAAAGAGCTGGCTGAGAAGTAA
- a CDS encoding YigZ family protein, whose translation MLPVYKTILNTAEAEFEEKKSRFIANVRPVTCEEEALEFIEAIRSKYWNATHNVYAYSINRGTLVQRYSDDGEPSGTAGMPTLEVIKRMGLQDVVVVVTRYFGGTLLGASGLIRAYSKSASLGLEAAEIVTRKLCYNLNIIIEYTIFGRLQNMLISNNNIIKEIRYEQDVELCVLIEVGNEEKLMKDIVEVSNGRAIIDLGEKTYITLGSDGRLII comes from the coding sequence TTGTTACCTGTATACAAAACAATATTAAACACTGCTGAAGCGGAGTTTGAAGAAAAAAAATCCAGATTTATTGCAAATGTCCGTCCTGTAACATGTGAGGAAGAGGCATTGGAGTTTATTGAGGCAATTAGGTCAAAGTACTGGAATGCAACTCATAATGTATATGCCTATAGTATAAATAGAGGAACCTTGGTTCAGAGATACAGCGATGACGGTGAGCCTTCTGGGACAGCGGGAATGCCGACTTTAGAAGTAATAAAACGTATGGGATTGCAGGATGTTGTAGTGGTAGTAACCCGTTATTTTGGAGGAACACTGCTGGGGGCTTCGGGACTTATTCGTGCATACAGCAAGAGTGCATCTCTTGGACTTGAAGCGGCAGAAATAGTTACCCGTAAGCTGTGCTATAACCTGAATATCATAATAGAATATACTATTTTTGGACGTCTTCAGAACATGCTTATTTCAAACAATAATATAATTAAAGAGATCAGGTATGAGCAGGATGTTGAACTTTGCGTACTTATAGAAGTTGGAAATGAAGAAAAACTCATGAAGGACATTGTAGAGGTTTCAAATGGAAGAGCTATCATTGACCTTGGTGAAAAAACTTACATTACATTAGGCAGTGATGGAAGGTTGATTATTTAA
- a CDS encoding YebC/PmpR family DNA-binding transcriptional regulator, translated as MSGHSKWANIKRQKGAADAVRAKIFTKLGREIQIAVRMGGADPNSNSKLRDVIAKCKANNMPNDNIQRSIKKASGETDGSNYEEITYEGYGPGGVAVICECTTDNRNRTAGDLRHYFDKFGGNLGQSGCVSFMFNKKGVIVIEKDDKIDEETLMMEALDAGAEDFDSDDNCYEIVTDPSDFSAVREALEAKGYEFIEAEVSMIPTTTTKLTDPEQIKFMDKLIEALEDLDDVSNVYHSWEQEE; from the coding sequence ATGTCAGGCCATTCAAAATGGGCGAATATTAAACGCCAAAAAGGTGCAGCAGATGCTGTCAGAGCCAAGATTTTTACTAAGCTGGGAAGAGAAATACAGATAGCTGTAAGAATGGGAGGCGCTGATCCTAATTCAAATTCAAAATTAAGGGATGTTATAGCTAAGTGTAAAGCAAATAACATGCCAAATGATAATATTCAAAGAAGTATTAAAAAAGCTTCTGGTGAAACTGATGGTTCCAACTATGAAGAAATAACATATGAAGGCTATGGTCCAGGCGGAGTTGCTGTTATATGCGAATGTACAACAGACAACAGAAACAGAACTGCTGGCGACCTGAGACATTATTTTGATAAATTTGGCGGAAACCTTGGACAAAGTGGCTGTGTTTCCTTCATGTTTAACAAAAAAGGTGTTATAGTTATTGAAAAAGATGACAAGATTGATGAAGAAACCTTGATGATGGAAGCATTGGATGCTGGGGCAGAAGATTTTGATTCAGATGATAACTGCTACGAAATTGTAACAGACCCTTCTGATTTTTCAGCTGTTCGTGAGGCACTTGAAGCAAAGGGGTATGAATTTATTGAAGCTGAGGTTTCAATGATACCAACAACTACTACAAAGCTTACAGACCCTGAACAGATTAAGTTTATGGATAAGCTGATAGAAGCTTTAGAAGACCTTGATGACGTTTCTAATGTTTACCACAGCTGGGAGCAGGAAGAATAA
- a CDS encoding DUF4846 domain-containing protein, which yields MKKILIPIFLLLLTACSNSNTAQITKSTVAESAQAFATPSHIIQMPENIINASGQTVQERIRVPDGFERINVDKNSFGQYLRDLPLKPDGTKIMLYNGEVTEKNVHVAVLDIDVGNRDLQQCADAVIRLRAEYLYNQGLYKRIHFNFTNGFNADYQKWMNGNRIVVKGNSTYWVKNAKPSNDYDSFRKYLDVVFAYAGTLSLSQEMEYESIENIQIGDVFLKGATPGHAVIVLDMAENKKTGEKIFLTAQSYMPAQSIHILKNPENGTLSPWYSTNFGNTLKTPEWTFGKTQLMRFKD from the coding sequence ATGAAAAAAATATTAATTCCAATATTTCTTCTCTTACTTACAGCATGTTCAAATTCGAATACTGCGCAAATTACTAAAAGCACTGTGGCAGAATCAGCACAAGCATTTGCCACACCTTCACATATAATCCAAATGCCCGAGAATATTATTAATGCCAGCGGCCAAACAGTGCAAGAAAGAATACGGGTTCCTGACGGCTTTGAAAGAATAAACGTAGATAAAAACTCATTTGGTCAGTACCTAAGAGATTTACCATTAAAACCTGATGGTACAAAAATAATGCTTTATAACGGTGAAGTGACAGAAAAAAATGTTCATGTTGCAGTTCTTGATATTGATGTAGGCAATAGAGATTTACAGCAATGTGCTGATGCAGTTATCAGATTAAGGGCTGAATATTTGTACAATCAAGGACTTTACAAGAGAATACACTTTAATTTCACAAACGGATTTAATGCTGATTACCAGAAATGGATGAATGGAAACAGGATTGTAGTAAAGGGTAATAGTACCTACTGGGTTAAAAATGCAAAGCCTTCAAATGATTATGACAGTTTCAGAAAGTATCTGGACGTAGTTTTTGCATACGCAGGAACACTATCTCTTTCACAAGAGATGGAATATGAATCTATAGAAAATATTCAAATAGGAGATGTGTTTCTAAAGGGTGCTACTCCTGGCCACGCCGTTATCGTACTTGATATGGCAGAAAACAAAAAAACAGGGGAAAAAATATTTTTAACTGCACAGAGTTACATGCCTGCACAAAGCATTCATATTCTAAAAAACCCTGAAAATGGGACTCTAAGCCCTTGGTACTCAACTAATTTCGGTAATACGTTGAAAACCCCTGAATGGACTTTTGGCAAGACCCAACTAATGAGGTTTAAAGATTAG